A window of the Macaca nemestrina isolate mMacNem1 chromosome X, mMacNem.hap1, whole genome shotgun sequence genome harbors these coding sequences:
- the LOC105490464 gene encoding NTF2-related export protein 2 isoform X3 — protein sequence MDKRRRALTRLYLDKATLIWNGNVVSGLDALNNFFDTLPSSEFQVNMLDCQPVHEQATQSQTTVLVVTSGTVKFDGNKQHYFNQNFLLTAQSTPNNTVWKIASDCFRFQDWSSG from the exons ATGGATAAAAGAAGACGG gCACTAACCAGGCTGTATCTGGACAAGGCCACCTTAATATGGAATGGAAATGTTGTTTCAGGGCTGGATgccctaaataatttttttgacaCATTGCCTTCTAGTGAGTTCCAGGTCAATATGTTAGATTGCCAACCAGTTCATG AGCAAGCAACTCAGTCCCAAACTACAGTTCTTGTTGTGACCAGTGGAACTGTGAAGTTTGATGGAAACAAACAACATTACTTCAACCAGAACTTCCTGCTGACTGCTCAGTCCACTCCCAACAATACTGTGTGGAAGATTGCAAGTGATTGCTTCCGTTTTCAAGATTGGTCTAGTGGTTAA
- the LOC105490464 gene encoding NTF2-related export protein 2 isoform X1 encodes MRKCRSHWSQGDRERHQRRSHYYEGPHTSHSSCGGRTREEVVTPPLPEHAAAGSPMAMSVDFKTYVDQACRAAEEFVNIYYETMDKRRRALTRLYLDKATLIWNGNVVSGLDALNNFFDTLPSSEFQVNMLDCQPVHEQATQSQTTVLVVTSGTVKFDGNKQHYFNQNFLLTAQSTPNNTVWKIASDCFRFQDWSSG; translated from the exons ATGAGAAAGTGCAGAAGCCACTGGTctcagggagacagagaaagacaccAAAGAAGAAGTCACTATTATGAGGGACCACACACCAGCCACTCAAG CTGTGGGGGCCGGACACGTGAGGAGGTAGTGACGCCGCCACTGCCGGAACACGCTGCTGCAGGCTCCCCGATGGCCATGTCTGTG GATTTTAAAACTTATGTAGATCAGGCATGTAGAGCTGCTGAGGAGTTTGTCAATATTTACTATGAGACAATGGATAAAAGAAGACGG gCACTAACCAGGCTGTATCTGGACAAGGCCACCTTAATATGGAATGGAAATGTTGTTTCAGGGCTGGATgccctaaataatttttttgacaCATTGCCTTCTAGTGAGTTCCAGGTCAATATGTTAGATTGCCAACCAGTTCATG AGCAAGCAACTCAGTCCCAAACTACAGTTCTTGTTGTGACCAGTGGAACTGTGAAGTTTGATGGAAACAAACAACATTACTTCAACCAGAACTTCCTGCTGACTGCTCAGTCCACTCCCAACAATACTGTGTGGAAGATTGCAAGTGATTGCTTCCGTTTTCAAGATTGGTCTAGTGGTTAA
- the LOC105490464 gene encoding NTF2-related export protein 2 isoform X2 gives MAMSVDFKTYVDQACRAAEEFVNIYYETMDKRRRALTRLYLDKATLIWNGNVVSGLDALNNFFDTLPSSEFQVNMLDCQPVHEQATQSQTTVLVVTSGTVKFDGNKQHYFNQNFLLTAQSTPNNTVWKIASDCFRFQDWSSG, from the exons ATGGCCATGTCTGTG GATTTTAAAACTTATGTAGATCAGGCATGTAGAGCTGCTGAGGAGTTTGTCAATATTTACTATGAGACAATGGATAAAAGAAGACGG gCACTAACCAGGCTGTATCTGGACAAGGCCACCTTAATATGGAATGGAAATGTTGTTTCAGGGCTGGATgccctaaataatttttttgacaCATTGCCTTCTAGTGAGTTCCAGGTCAATATGTTAGATTGCCAACCAGTTCATG AGCAAGCAACTCAGTCCCAAACTACAGTTCTTGTTGTGACCAGTGGAACTGTGAAGTTTGATGGAAACAAACAACATTACTTCAACCAGAACTTCCTGCTGACTGCTCAGTCCACTCCCAACAATACTGTGTGGAAGATTGCAAGTGATTGCTTCCGTTTTCAAGATTGGTCTAGTGGTTAA